The DNA segment TGGCCTCCCCCACGTAGGCGGCTCGGTCGTCGCCGGTGGGCACCAGCCACAGCGGCGCCCGCTGCCCGGCGGCGCGGATCTCCGCCGTCGAGGGCCCGCCGACGAGGTCGCCGGGGTCGACGCCGGGCAGCCCGGCGTACCCGCAGCCGAGCCCGGTGCCCGGCTCCTCGGCGACCAGCACCAGCTCGGCGGGGCCGCCCAGAGGAGCCGGACCGGCGCAGGCGACGACGATCGCCCGGGCACCCGGTTCACCGCCCCAGGCCAGGCCGGTCACCGCCCAGCCCCCCGGCATCGGGTCCGGCACCCAGGCGGGCACCCGGGCGTCGGCGGTGACGGCGCTGATCGCGTCGTGCGCCACGACCGCGGTGTGGTGCAGCGGGGTGACCCTCGCGTGGAGGTGGCACCAGCCCTCGGCGGTCGAGCCGGGTGTGACCGTCAGCGCCTCGCCGCAGCGCGGGCACACCGGGGAGACGCTCATGGCCGCTCACCGTCCTGTCCTGGCGGGTGTTCGTCAAGCTCCGGGGATCAGTGCCCGGTCCGCTGCCCCGGACCGGACCCGCCGTAACCTCGCCGACGTGGGTGGACCGGTGCCGGAGGTGCCGTGCGTCGGTGCGGTCGTGCACGACGCGCGTGGCCGGCTGCTGCTGGTCCGGCGGGGGCACGCACCCAGCGCCGGGCTGTGGTCGGTTCCCGGCGGGCGGGTGGAGGCCGGCGAGTCCGAGGTCGAGGCCGTCGTCCGGGAGATCGCGGAGGAGACCGGGCTGCGGGTGCGTCCCGAGCGGGTGCTGGGCCGGGTGCGGATCGACGGGGACGGCGTCGTCTTCACCGTGACCGACTGGGTGTGCACGCTGCTCGACCCCGCGCAGCAGCCGGTGGCCGGCGACGACGCCGCCGACGTGGTGTTCGTGGACGCGGCCGGCCTGGCGGCGCTGGACATGGCGCCGGGTGTCGTGGCGGCGCTGACCGGGTGGAGCGCCCTGCCCCGCTGAGCGCGCGGCCGCCACGGGGCGACGCTGACCCGCCGGACCGGGCGCCGATCCTACGATGGCCTCGTGCCGCTCCTGCCCGCTCCCGACCTGCCGGCCGAGGCCGAGGTCGTCCGGTTGGGACCGGCCGCCCGCTCCGCCCGGCTGGTCGGTGCCGCCGTGGTGCTGGCCCTGCTGCTCGTCGGCGCGGTCTGGGGTGACGACGACGCCTTCCCCTTCGGCCCGTTCCGGATGTACTCGACCCGCGCCGACCCCGACGCCGCCGTGGTGTCCACCCGGGTGGTGGGGCTGACCGCGGCCGGCGAGGAGGTCCGGCTCTCCGGTGGGCAGGTCGGTCTGCGCCGCGCCGAGTTCGAGGGCCAGCTGCCCCGGGTCGAGGCGCACCCGGAGCTGCTGGGCCTGCTGGCCGACTCCTGGGCGGCGAAGCACCCCGGCGCGGTGGAGCTCGTTGGGGTGCAGGTGGTACAGCGCCGCTTCGAGCTGTCCGACGGGCAGCCGACCGACGCGTACTCCGACACCGTGGTGGTCGAGTACGACCTGGAGGGAGGCCGGTGAGCGCCACCGCGCAGAGCCGGACGGCGACCGCGGCCCGGACGGCGCGGGCGACCACCCCGGAGACCGAGCCGGCCGTCCCGCTGACGCCGCGCTGGTGGTTCCGGCCGGTGCCGCTGGCCCGCATCGCGGTGTTCCGGGTCATCGCCTACCTGTTCATCCCGATCGACGTCTTCGTCACCACCTCCTGGGTCCGGGCGCACGCCGACGTGCCCACCGCCTGGTACGCCCCGCTGCTGGTCGGCCGGCTGCTGGACCTGCCCACCCCGACGCACACGGTCGTGCTGGTCGTGCAGTGGGCGCTGGTGGTCGCCGCGCTGGCGGCGGCCACCGGCCGCGCTCCCCGCCTGCTCGGGCTCGCCGTCTTCCTGCTCTACGCGGAGTGGATGGTCATCGCGATGAGCTACGGGAAGGTCGACCACGACCGGATCGCCTTCCTGGTCGCGCTCGCCCTCCTGCCGACGATCGGCCGCGCCCGGTTCCGGGACCGCCGCTCCTCCGAGGCCGCCGGATTCGCCATGGCGGCGGTGCTGGTCGCGGTGATGCTCACCTACTTCCTGGCGGCCTGGGCGAAGATCCGCTTCGGCGGCTGGGACTGGCCGACCGGCGCGACCATCGCCCGCGCGGTCGTGCGCCGCGGCAGCGTCTTCTCCGACTGGACGCTGGACGTGCCCTACCTGCTCCCGGCCGTGCAGTGGGCGATGATCATCGGGGAGCTGGCCGCGCCGCTGCTGCTGCTGGTGCGCACCGACCGGATGCGGGTGGGCCTCGTGCTCTTCCTGCTCGGCTTCCACGTCATCACCTTCCTGGGGCTGGGCATCGTGTTCCTGCCGCACTGCATCGCGATCCTGTCCATCGCCCCGTGGGAGCGGCTGCGCGGCCTGCGCCGGCGGACCGGTCCCGCACCCGCCCGGGCGGCCGCGCCGGGCTGAGCCGGGCCGGTCGGGCACCGGCAGGCGGCTCAGAGCAGGGAGCCGATGCGGGCCGCCATCTCGGCCTCGTGCTGCTGGTAGGCCCCGGCCACGCCGGTCAGCAGCTCGCCCATCCCGGTCAGCGCCTCGCTGACCCCCTGGCTGGAGAGCCGCCACTTCTCGTACAGCTCGCTGAACCGGGCGGCGGCCTGGCTGTCGGTCCAGCCCTCCAGCACCGAGCTGGTGATGCCGGCGGACAGCGCGGCGTGCCGGGCGGCGGTGTCCGCCGCCTCGGCCCGGCACTGCCCGGCCATCGCGTCCAGCGTGGCGATCTCGACCCTCATGGCTCCTCCTCCGTCCGGGGACCTCCCGGTCGGGGTGGACGGTAGGGCCGGTGCCGCCACGGCCGCGGCCGTCGTCCACAGGCGGGGCCGTTGTCCACAGCTCCGGGCCGGGACCCCCGCGGCGGCCGCCCGCCGCGGCACCATCGCCGCGTGCCCCTCCCCTCGCCCCGTCGTCCCGGTCCCGGAGGCGACCGGGTCTGGACACTGTGGTCGCCCGACGGCGCCGTCGACGTCGAGCTGCAGGCCCCCGAGGAGGGGACGCTCGCCGACGTCTCGGACGCCGTGGGCCGTGGTCTCGGCCTGCCGGAGGTCCGGCTGTGGGCGGGGTCGGTGGAGCTGCCCCCGGCCACGCCCCTCACCAGCCCGCTGCTGCGCCACGGCGCCGTCCTGGGGCTGGGCCGCCCGGGGCCGCGGGAGGCACCCGGGAGCGGGTCCGGCGCCCTGGAGCTGCACGTCGTGGGCGGACCCGACGCCGGTCGCACCCTGCCGCTCGGGCAGGGCCCGCTGGTGCTGGGTCGCGGCGCCCGGTGCGGGCTGCCCCTCGCCGACCCGGACGTGTCCCGTCGGCACGCCGTCGTCTCGGTGGCCGCCGGCCGGGTGACCGTCGCCGACCTGGGCTCCTCCAACGGGACCACCCTCGGGGTCGGCTCGGCACCGGGCACGCCCGTCGGCCCGTACGAGCAGGAGTGGCCGGTCGGCGGTGTGCTGCGGGTCGGCTCGAGCGCGCTGCGGCTCACCGGTCCGCGCGGTGCGCCTCTCGAGCAGGTGCCCGCCGCGGCCGGGAGACAGCTGCTCCGCCCGCTCGGCACGCCGTCGCGGACACCGCGGACGGCGGTCGTCCGGCTCCCGGGCCCACCTGTCGCGGGCCCCCGACGCCGGCTCGGCTGGGTGGCCGTCGCCCTGCCCGCGGTGGGCGGGCTGCTGATGGCGTGGCTGCTGTCGGCGCCGCAGTTCCTGTTCTTCGCCCTGCTGGGCCCGCTGGTCGCGGTCGGCGGCTGGGCGTCCGACCGGGTCACCGGTCGCCGCACCCACCGCCGCGCGATGGCCGACCACGCCCTCGCCCGGGCGCTCGCGGACGGCGAGCTGCAGGCCGCGGTCGACGCCGACCTGACCGACCGGGACGACGACCAGCCGGACCCCGCGCGGTTGGCTGCCGCGGCGCGGCGCCGGTGCAGCCCCCTGTGGTCACGCGCCGCCGACCCGGGCGGCCTCACGGTCCGGCTGGGCACCGGCACCGGTCCGACCGGCGTCCTCCGGGTCGACCCCGACGGCAGCACGACCGCCGTGGTCGCCGACCACCTGCCCGTCCCGCTGTCGCTGGCCGCGACGGGGGGCCTGGGCATCGTCGGTCCGCGCGCGCCGGCCCTGGGCATCGCGAGCTCCGTGCTCTGCCAGCTCGCCGTGCTCACCTCGCCGGCGCAGCTGGAGCTGGTCCTGGTCTGCGGCCGCGACCGGGCGGCGGAGTGGGCCTGGACGGCGTGGCTGCCGCACCTGCGCGCGGTCGTCCTCCCCGGTGACGAGCTGCCCGGTCGCCTCCTCGAGGCGACCGGGACGAGGGAGGCGGCGCCGAGAACGGTGGTGGTCCTGGACGGTCCCGTCGACCCGTCCGTGGCCGAGGCCCTCGCCCGCGGAGCCGACCGGCTGGTCAGGGTGGACATCGCCGGCTCGGAGGCGGCGCTCGCGCTGCCGGCCGCCGCCCGGCTGGAGGTGGTCGGTGAGACGGGCACCAGCGGTCGGCTGCGTGCCCCGGGGCTCGACGAGGAGCGCGCGCTCGTCCCCGACGCGGTCAGCGCTGCCACCGCCGCCGGCATCGCCCGCGACCTGGCCGGGCTGACCGCTCCGGCACCGGCCGGCGCGCTGCCGGACGGCGCCCGGCTGCTCGACCTGCCCACCGCGGGGCTGGCGGTGTCCGAGCAGGACGAGGCCGTGGGCACGTGGAGCCGCGACCGCGACCGGCTGGTCGCGGTCCTGGGGTCGACCGGCCCGGGCCCGCTGGGCATCGACCTGGTCGCCGACGGCCCGCACGCGCTGGTCGCCGGTACCACCGGCTCGGGGAAGTCCGAGCTGCTGCAGACCCTGGTGGCCAGCCTGGCCCTGCACCACCCCCCGGACCGGTGCTGCTTCCTGCTGGTCGACTACAAGGGCGGGGCGGCCTTCGGCGAGGCGTCCGCGCTGCCGCACACCGTCGGCGTGCTCACCGACCTCGACCACCAGTCGACGGCCCGGGCGCTGCGGTCGCTGTCGGCCGAGCTGACCCGCCGGGAGCGGCTACTCGCCGAGCACCGCGCACGCGACCTCGCCGACCTGCCGGACGCGGTCACGTTGAGCCGGCTGGTCATCGTCGTCGACGAGTTCGCGACCCTGGCCGAGGAGCTCCCCGGCTTCGTCACCGGCCTGGTCGGCATCGCGCAGCGCGGCCGGTCGCTCGGGGTGCACCTGGTGCTGGCCACGCAGCGCCCTGCGGGCGTGCTCAGCCCGGAGATCCGGGCCAACACGTCCCTGCGGATCTGCCTGCGCACCACCGACGAGACCGACGCCCGCGACGTCCTGGGCAGCACCGCCGCCGCACACCTCCCGGCGGACCGCCCGGGCCGGGCGTACCTGCGGACCGGCTCGGCGGCACCGGTGCTCTTCCAGGTCGCCCGGGTGTCCGGTGCGCCGACCCCGGGCGGCACGGCGGTGACCGCCCGCCGACGGTCCTGGCCGCCGGCGCCGGCGGCGCCACCCCTGGCGCCGGCCCACGACGCGGCCAGCGACCTGAGGCGGCTGGTCGGCGCCCTGGAGACCCGGGAACGCGGTGCGGGTCTGCACCCGGTCGACCGGCCTTGGCTGCCGCCGCTGCCGGACCGGCTCGCGGCCGCGGACCTGGACCGGTGGTCGGCCGGCGCGCCCCCGACCCGGCTGCGGATCGGCCTGCTGGACTCCCCCGACGCGCAGCGGCAGGAACCGCTGGAGCTGGACCTGGCCACGGCGGGCGGCTGGCTGGTGGTGGGCGGTCCCCGCAGCGGCCGGACGACGGCGCTGCGCACGGTGCTCGGCGAGGCGGTGCACCAGCTGCCACCGAGCAGGCTGCACGTCCACGTCGTCGACCACGGCGGCGGCGCCCTCGCCCGCGACGCCGAGGCCCTCCCGCACTGCGGCACCGCCGTCGGGCGGGAGGACGCCCACCGGACCCTGCGGCTGCTCGCCCGCCTCGGTGCCGAGGTCGACCGCCGACGCGTCGGGGGTCCGGCCGCGGGCCGGCCGCTGCTGCTGGTGCTCGTCGACGGCCACGAGAGCCTGGTGGCGCTGCTCGAGGAGGCCGACCCGGCCACCGGTGCCGCCGGGCTGCTGCGACTGGTGCGCGAGGGCGCCGCGGTGGGCGTCACCGTGCTGCTCACCGCGGAGCGCGCCGTGCCGGGCAGCAGGCTGGCGAGCGCCGTCCGCGGCCGGCTGGTCCTGCCGCTGCCCGACCGCGCCGACTACGCGGTGGCGGGTGTGCCGGCACGGGCGGTCCCCGGCAACCGGCCACCGGGCCGGTGCCTGGTCGGCGAGGACGCGGTCGAGGGTCAGCTGGCGCTGCCG comes from the Modestobacter italicus genome and includes:
- a CDS encoding MFS transporter permease, which gives rise to MSATAQSRTATAARTARATTPETEPAVPLTPRWWFRPVPLARIAVFRVIAYLFIPIDVFVTTSWVRAHADVPTAWYAPLLVGRLLDLPTPTHTVVLVVQWALVVAALAAATGRAPRLLGLAVFLLYAEWMVIAMSYGKVDHDRIAFLVALALLPTIGRARFRDRRSSEAAGFAMAAVLVAVMLTYFLAAWAKIRFGGWDWPTGATIARAVVRRGSVFSDWTLDVPYLLPAVQWAMIIGELAAPLLLLVRTDRMRVGLVLFLLGFHVITFLGLGIVFLPHCIAILSIAPWERLRGLRRRTGPAPARAAAPG
- a CDS encoding WXG100 family type VII secretion target is translated as MRVEIATLDAMAGQCRAEAADTAARHAALSAGITSSVLEGWTDSQAAARFSELYEKWRLSSQGVSEALTGMGELLTGVAGAYQQHEAEMAARIGSLL
- a CDS encoding NUDIX domain-containing protein, translated to MGGPVPEVPCVGAVVHDARGRLLLVRRGHAPSAGLWSVPGGRVEAGESEVEAVVREIAEETGLRVRPERVLGRVRIDGDGVVFTVTDWVCTLLDPAQQPVAGDDAADVVFVDAAGLAALDMAPGVVAALTGWSALPR
- a CDS encoding FtsK/SpoIIIE domain-containing protein, with amino-acid sequence MPLPSPRRPGPGGDRVWTLWSPDGAVDVELQAPEEGTLADVSDAVGRGLGLPEVRLWAGSVELPPATPLTSPLLRHGAVLGLGRPGPREAPGSGSGALELHVVGGPDAGRTLPLGQGPLVLGRGARCGLPLADPDVSRRHAVVSVAAGRVTVADLGSSNGTTLGVGSAPGTPVGPYEQEWPVGGVLRVGSSALRLTGPRGAPLEQVPAAAGRQLLRPLGTPSRTPRTAVVRLPGPPVAGPRRRLGWVAVALPAVGGLLMAWLLSAPQFLFFALLGPLVAVGGWASDRVTGRRTHRRAMADHALARALADGELQAAVDADLTDRDDDQPDPARLAAAARRRCSPLWSRAADPGGLTVRLGTGTGPTGVLRVDPDGSTTAVVADHLPVPLSLAATGGLGIVGPRAPALGIASSVLCQLAVLTSPAQLELVLVCGRDRAAEWAWTAWLPHLRAVVLPGDELPGRLLEATGTREAAPRTVVVLDGPVDPSVAEALARGADRLVRVDIAGSEAALALPAAARLEVVGETGTSGRLRAPGLDEERALVPDAVSAATAAGIARDLAGLTAPAPAGALPDGARLLDLPTAGLAVSEQDEAVGTWSRDRDRLVAVLGSTGPGPLGIDLVADGPHALVAGTTGSGKSELLQTLVASLALHHPPDRCCFLLVDYKGGAAFGEASALPHTVGVLTDLDHQSTARALRSLSAELTRRERLLAEHRARDLADLPDAVTLSRLVIVVDEFATLAEELPGFVTGLVGIAQRGRSLGVHLVLATQRPAGVLSPEIRANTSLRICLRTTDETDARDVLGSTAAAHLPADRPGRAYLRTGSAAPVLFQVARVSGAPTPGGTAVTARRRSWPPAPAAPPLAPAHDAASDLRRLVGALETRERGAGLHPVDRPWLPPLPDRLAAADLDRWSAGAPPTRLRIGLLDSPDAQRQEPLELDLATAGGWLVVGGPRSGRTTALRTVLGEAVHQLPPSRLHVHVVDHGGGALARDAEALPHCGTAVGREDAHRTLRLLARLGAEVDRRRVGGPAAGRPLLLVLVDGHESLVALLEEADPATGAAGLLRLVREGAAVGVTVLLTAERAVPGSRLASAVRGRLVLPLPDRADYAVAGVPARAVPGNRPPGRCLVGEDAVEGQLALPREAVRPVPDPPDVGPADEPLRIAVLPPDPELALPAVGGSSPAAGLWLPLGPGGDDGKPVGLDLDRAGGLLVVGPPSSGRTSALHAFARHCAAAGAAVAALGPGPASEAPSAPARLDRRDPEGLRVWLAGQDAHRPVVVAADDLVTLPEAVADLLTAPLPSGAPPIVLAAGTAADLAGAFRGPAVGLRRRRTALLLRPAAGDAELFGLRTPRSPLPPRPGAGWLATPSAVTRVQVARRRVPDGSP
- a CDS encoding DUF6758 family protein is translated as MSVSPVCPRCGEALTVTPGSTAEGWCHLHARVTPLHHTAVVAHDAISAVTADARVPAWVPDPMPGGWAVTGLAWGGEPGARAIVVACAGPAPLGGPAELVLVAEEPGTGLGCGYAGLPGVDPGDLVGGPSTAEIRAAGQRAPLWLVPTGDDRAAYVGEANGVWLWLVTWPASAAWLLAEDLELLDLRDRVYPDLPLGPPTERLLPGR